The genomic stretch ttttttttgtcaaaataatATCGTAATACAAACACTCTAAAGGGATAATGGATGTAAACATCCTTAAAGTATGGAATTCAAATATAGCGGCAATTTCCATAAGAAAAGAAAGCCAAATTTCTTGCAAAAGAAAGTAAGGAAAAACATAACGACATATAAGTAGTGTGTGGACGAAGAATGAACTGAACTTAcatctttattttttatttcacctatacacttggaagCGCTCATGGTTTCACTCTTCACTAAGCTTCGAGCACTCATTTGGGGTTTGCTTATTCCATCTGTCACTGATGCGTGTCCTGCCTTCTCACCTGCATTCAGCTTGACTTGGTACTCACTGTCCCCATGCTTATTGCCTATTGCTCTTTCCCTGAGACAAGATGCAAGAATTGTTAGTTACAAAAAATTCTTATTTCTAGGATGACTAAATTTTTTATATATCAGCATTGAATTATGTGAAACATTTATCTCTATCAGGTTCAATGTCCAAAAATATTTGATATAAAACTCTGGCAACTTCCAATTTTCCAATAGAAAAATAGATAATAATACTACGACAGTCTTTATTTGGTTTACTGTGCCAATCTCAAAGCTTAGAAAAATATACACAGAATAGTGAATTCAAAGCTACTGCATCTACACATATTTTACATGCGTAACGAATTGCATATCCCGCCTAGTCCAAAAAGAATCATATTTAGGAAAAAATTATAAGGGTGTTCACCCGGGCCACCCGGGTTCGAGTCGCATGTAAAGCACACGGACTAAACGGGGTGCTATCCGCGTGAAAAAAATCGCTGGTGAGGTCTCATCTACCTAACAaagtatagccaagggagggatcccTCCCCCGTTGGCCAACATTTAGGTTGTCAAATGAAAGAAAAATTGGTTAGAACACAAATAATCTTGTTCCTCGTAAGTCTCCATATGCAATCTACAGACAGAAATACTGCCTTGGAAGTATAAAATTAAGTTTCAGTGAAAGCGTATTGCCTTGGCAAAGAAGCATTCTGTCTCAACTGTGGACTGGACTTTTCACCCTTTGCACCACCCTCTTCCAAATGAGCAAACTGTCGCTTAAAACGGTCCACCCCACTGTCAAGTGTAAACATACATGCATAAACATCAGAGGTTGCAGTATAGCCTCAAACAATCATAATATAACTAGCATAATGAAAAAGAAGTAAAGCATAGTCATCATAAATTCTCTGCACTAGTGAATCTTGTTTGTGAAGAAAAATAGTGGTCTCACCTAGGGTACATGAAGCTCATCTGGTCTCCTCCACGTAGGTATTCTTGCAACATATGAGGATGGTACTCTaaaatctaataaaaaaaaactAACAGACTGTTAGTAAACTACAGAGACCGAAGCAGCTCTACTATATCTCCACAGAATAACTGAGTAATGGTACCTCTCTGTAAATTAATTCTCGGACATCATCTTTGCCCAATTTTCTCTTCTCGAACTCAAACTCAAATTTTGAGATAGGCTCAGTTATGGGCTCACGTTCAGAATTTGCTAATCCAGTGAAGTATGGGTCTGTCAGGGCCTTGAAGAATATTTTCATATCTCAGTATTGAGAATAATAGTTTACCCAACATTTTCAAAGCTGTAATACATCTTTAGGTGAACAGAAATTGGTCTCAGCCATTCCTACCTCGTCAGCACTTGGCCGATCCTTAGGATCAAAAGCAAGAAGACGCTCAAGCAAATGGAGAGCCATAGGATCGATGCCTGGAAACTTTTTGGTTAAGGGAACTTTAGGCTTTTTCCTCATATTGCTCAGGTATCGCCGAGCTTTTTCATTCCGTATCTGCAGCATTCAGTAAAATGGTGTAAAAGACCTGGTTTCCTCACAATTAACATTCCATTTATATGAAAAAAATATAAAAGATAGCAAGAGATTGTGCTGATATTGAATGTCAATTCGTTCCAAATCCTGTAGGTACTGCTCAGTAACTAAAAATCCATAAGAAATGGAATAAGGAAATAATAATTCGCCATGTACAGATTATATAGGTTGGCGGTTTTGCAGGAAATTCACATATTTGGAAAATATGTAACCATGTAAGTGAATTAATGATGCTAGGTTGGCATCGCAGGTAATTCTCATGTAaggaaaatatataaaaattgaAAGTAACGCCTAGCATAGAAAATGATAAAACCACATATGTAGCAAAATATATAACTCCAAATGCTTTCCTAACTTGCTGCTAACTAGTGCGGAGTTAGCATACCTTAGAGAGGGATTCCGCTGAAGGAGTCCCAAGTAGATCTGTCATGAGATCCAATTGATGCACAACATTCTTCCCTGGAAAGAGTGGCTTCCCTGTGAGCATTTCTGCAAATATACATCCTACGCTCCAAATATCAATTGCAGGAGTGTACTGCAAAATTCAAAGTCAACATTCAGCTTCTTTTACCATTTGCTAAACATGCAGACACATGAAATTAGAACCAAGTGCATCACCAAGTTCAAATTAGCGCCCAAGCCACGCCTCTAAATTCAATATTATGATTAtatgaaagaaaaggaaaaaaacaccATAAGTAATATATTCTTTGAATTTTAAAGTAAAAACTAGTTTGAAGATCAGAAGAACAACATAAAAAAATACATATCTTGACAGATTGAACCAACATTTGAGAACTGTACTGCACACATGGAAAATTAATAAACACGTATTGCTCTTTTGCATCGACACATATCATGGTAATATAACAATTATTGAAGAAAATCTACAGCATGGtcattgttcttttctttttcatgaaATAGCCTGGGTATCCTTTTCGGTAGTATGAAGCTGGGATGAAAGTTACATTACCTTTGAGAAAAATGAGCCACACAACTCTGGAGCACGGTACCATCTAGTTGCCACATAGTCCTGGGAGAAGGCATGCAAAATCATAAGAAACATAGATTTGGATGCTCAGAATAAAAACCACCTACTGAACATTACAAAAATGGTTACCGTCCAGAATATGGCTGATGGAGCCCCGTCATTAAATGAAACACGGGCAAGGCCAAAATCACAAATCTTCAACTTGCAGTCAGCATTCGCTAGAATATTCTTTGGCTTAAGATCCCGATGGAAAACATTCGCTGCAAAATCATCACGTAGACAAACAATCAGTACAGTGACATCGCATGGAAAAAGTCCAGTGAAAATTTCCTTTGTGGAGTCTTAACCACCTGTATGAATGTACTTCATCCCGCGGAGCAGCTGATACAAAAAGAACTGGTGATGCTCTGGTGTGAGATCATCATTCGCTTTAATTACCTGATGGAGATCCGACTCCATCAGCTCAAAGACTACATATATGTCCCTGAATTCCCTCCTTGAAGGGGGGAGCATAATGTGCCTGATCTGAACTATGTCCGGGCTGCGCAGCAACCGGAGCAACTTGATCTCCCTAAGGATGCGGGTGGCATCGGAGACGTGATCAAAGACGTCATTGATCTTCTTGATTGCCACACGCTCACCAGTCTGGGTGTCGATGGCAGCGGCGACAACACCATAACTCCCTTTGCCAATAACCTCGCTGACCTGATACCGGTTTAGTTCACCATACTCCGTGAAGAACTCGGATTCCGTGGTCTGAAAAGGAAGAAGCAGGCGCATATTTGCACCATTAGTTCAGAGAGCTGGACAGTGCTACCAGACTTCTTtaccattgataaaatgcattGAGAAAAAGAAGAGATGGAACATTTCAATCAGTGGGATGGCCTcgcaaaaataataatgatagccttactaaaattgatactgATGGGCATAAAAGTCGGGGCTCGGAATCAGAAGACATGGACACAACTGAAGAACTACTCAGACCGCTTCTTGCTCCTACTGCTGGGTTTGGATTGAACTAGAAAGTGGTTGAACAGTTTTACCTATTTTTCTCATATCTAGCAGGAGGTGGCAAATGCTGCACCATGGAATTCGTCCAAAAGCAAGAGGAACCAATAATTGAAAAGAAGAAAGCATAACCTCCTCTAGCCTGCATCATGCTGGTCTCAGATGAGACAGGAACAGCAAAAGGCAGGGGTCCCGTGATAATGTGGCCTAATTGCCGCGCTTTATTAGGTCGTCACGGGCGCATTGATGATGTGATTGGGTGGCACAGTTTAGTTTGCACAGGCTAACAGTACTGGCATTAACAATGATCCAAGAATTGGCCTGTGCAAGCCTGTGCATGCCGTATGAAATTCGGTACTACAGTTTGGCCAAGCAGATCCGCAAGAACTGGCAAGAAAGCAAGCACATTGGGATCCGACGGAGCTCAGGCGCGGTAGATCACGCCTGCAGGCACGGCAGAGAGTTGAATCGAGAGAGATCGGTTGGGAACCGGCATTGAACCAGCAGCGCGCGGGCGAAGGGATCCAGACAAGATCACGGGGTGTGGGTGGGGGTGGAGGGGAAGGAGGCAGACAGGGGCGAAAGAAGCAGGGGCAAGAACGCACCTTCTTGCCCGGATCCATGCGTGGCGGCTTGGTGCGCACGGGCGCGCGGGGCACAACGACGCGCAGTCCGCCCGCCTTGTTCTCCTCCTCTATGACAATGTAGTCCTCGGGGTCGGAGTCTGGTCCCCCGGCGGCGACCTCCCAGTCGACCTCGGCGTCGTCAACCCCGTCCTGCTCCGGTTGCTGCGGGAGCGAGTGGGCGCGGAGGTCGGTGCtggcggtggtggttgtattggtcaggtgggaggaggaagaggatgaggctgaggaggaggagacgcGGCGGGAGCGGTGGTGACGGAGCCAGCGGATGAGGGAGCGGGCGCGGCCGCCCATACACCGCTGCCTATTCCGCGGGCGGGGCCGCGCATTGGGCGGCGGGGAAGGCGGGGGGCGGAGCGAGCGCGTCTCGCGCGGCGGGGGGAGAGAGGAAGCAGGTGGCCGCGGCGCGCGGGGAGGGTGGCGGTGCCGGTGCGGTGGTCTGCGTGCCGGCAAGTGGGCGGTTGGGGAGGGAGGATGGCCGGAACGTGGGCAAGGCGGCGTTTGAGTCGAGCGACTGGGGCACACGTCCGAAACTGCCTCCTTGTTTCTAAATTTTAGTTTACGCTCTCTTTTAAAAAGTTCAATTATCCATCGCCGTCTATACGGACTGCTTTGACACGGCTACTTTTTTTTCGGGAGAAAGTAGTTATATTAAATCAAGATGTGTCTATCTCAGATTTACTTAACtctcagtcacctcagaaaagtgtaactgcagtttaaagaaaagtgcaactcgatctagttgcacatttctggccGACAAATGCATTTGcactttttaacagaaaagtgcaactcaagcacttttttgtaagtgacttagggCATATACAGTGGCAGTCGCTTAACTGGACTATTGTGCAGGAAAAAAATGGATAATAATCCTAGCGTCTGTTGGAGTAGTCAAGAGCTCCAACGCAGGTTCACGAGTGGGAGACGTTTGTTATTCAACGGAATCTCTCCGAATTTCATGCCACAGGTTAAATACTAACGAAGCGTCGGGGCTTAGTTTTGCGTCGATGGCTCAAATCAAGCGCCCATAGACCGGGATTGCATGGCGTAACTGACCATCGGCAAGGAAAGAGATCCCAGCGCCTGGTCTTAGCGCCCCGCGCTGTAGATgctcttagacttaagaaaatctcagttgactgagacatagcaaaacgtgAAATCAATGTAAAATTACATTACAATCATGGGTGTTGGGTTTTGCAACTTCCACTCCGGTTCGTCTTAGCTAACTCATGGCTAACACCATTTGCTACTCTACCAATTTTAGCTATTCTGGTGCTTCTTTCCTAGATCAAATCACAGAATTGCATTTACTCTGATGGCATAGGCCGATAAATTCGGGGTCCTTTTCTTAATCAGTTCAAAGGCCTCTCCACAGTCCGTCTCTCCAAAGTGAACTCCAGGTTCCACCAATGTAACACCAGGTTCAAACACTCTTCAATGGCCATAAGTTCAAATTATGTGGCATCACGGCACTGCTTAAGATGAAGACATGCAACATAGATCATCTGCTTTGCCTTCCCCATTCAGGCGGTATCCATGTCTGCTTCCTATCCTTCTTTTTTGCTATGCCCtagttctttaattctaaatcctTGGGTCTCTGAAATGATCATTTTTTTCCTTTAGCAACATCTATCTGCGGACATTGCTTTATCATCAACAAAGAATTTAGATAGTTTCTCAAGAACCTGTGCGCGAGCCTTCAATGGAGGGGCAAGGTTTGACAGGGAGAGCTTGTATTCAAGCATTGTCAATAGGCAAGAGATTGCTAGATTTGTCTTTTTATAACCATCATTCTTGCAATTGGGTCGATGAATCTGCTTGCTTTTTACTCCCCCTCCCAATGGACGTGATGTTATCGTTTTGCATGTTTTAACCTTGACCAATAATTTATCCTATACTACATGTTAATGCAATAAAAATTATGCCAATAAAATAATTATTCTATACGAATTTAATGATATGTTTTAATTGGTCAAATTGATGGTTGAATTTAGACGTAAAAACTTGTGCGCAACCTAAATAGAGACGGAGAAAGTCATGGGCCATGTAACTATTAGGCCATATCCAATCCAAAACACTTGCATAGAGAGAGAAAAATTGCACAAGCCACGTCTCCAATCGGAAACACTAGTTGACATATGTGGGCTCCCATCCAGTTCGACCAGCGTAGCATGACCCGTCGCACGCATAAACCGAACCAAGCCCAAGACCTTTCCTGGAAGTTAGAAGAAAGAAGTCATTTTATATTCGTTAGGTTTCGTCAATTGACTACATAACTATAAAGGTACATTGCCCCTacgtgtgtttttggtaattaataatAATTTTTAttgactaatattttcattgagtttatatgaaggaatattgcaTAGGTAGTTCTTGTagttcatgtgttggattcaagtgtggatgtcatgaagatgaagatataccTTGGGTATTGGAATCAAGATGATCAatttgaagagaagaatatgatatgaccaataagaagaaatgaagatggacttATTATGTGGACCTCAAGTTAACCATGCTCTAGAGTgttaagcaatggatgatcaagatattatgatagaggatGAAGAGATACAAGATTGACCAAGACTAAGAGCATAGATTAGATTCAAGTTGgttaacacatgaagcataaagaatgtgccatattggatcatgtgatctaagtGTACTACTGGAGATTAAGACTTTCCATCTCTTAGGTTTCCTTTTGAGTCTGCACCATCTGAAATACCAATCCCTAAATCTTGCTAGCTCTGTTCTTGTGTTTTACGTCTTGGGATGATAAGTCTTGTCAATTATGGTttttgaactaacccatcatatatgtataTTTGTGTTGTCTATTTGGGTTAGGTATATTTACATgggcatgtgatacgtctccaacgtatctataatttcttatgttccatgcaagttttatgacaatacctacatgttttgctcacactttatatcatttttatgcattttccgggactaacctattaacaagatgccgaagcgccagttcctgttttctgctgtttttggtttcagaaattctgcacaggaaatattctcggaattggaccccacgaagacagaagtcaatattttgccgaggcggacccagagagctagagaagggccagaggggggccaagggccccccacaccataggggggcgcggcccacccctctgccgcgccaccaggtggggagggcaccctagGGCCCCtcggaggccgcccttccgcctatatattctcctagatgcgaaaaccctaaagacatcggtcttcctccacgaaaagttacgtagccgccgccatcgtgaaaccaagttcgggggacagaagtctctgttccggcacgccgccgggacggggaagtgcccccggaatccatctccatcgacaccaccgccatcttcatcgccgttgctgtctcccatgatgaggagagagtagttctcccccgaggctgagggctctaccgatagctatgtggttcatctctctctctcccatgatgtgatatttatgtgatcatgagctttgtaatctagttgaatatgtagatgttactcttgtctattatgcactctagaggttactttaatatgaactccggagtcactctccacggtgtgatggtgacaggtgtgcgcatcgtgtgtgattctttatgaagttgtggagcttgtttactccggcttgaggtgtgcttttgcagccctacacaatgaatggtgtttgttatccaacaagagagtgtttgagagtagcatttatttatttaattatgtgatcattgttgagagtgtccactagtgaaagtatgatccctaggccttgtttctaagcattgaaacaccgtttccaacaagttctgctacatgttcgcttgctgccatttttatttcagattgcaattactacttataatcatccatattacttgtatttcactatctcttcaccgaactagtgcacctatacatctgacaagtgtattaggtgtgttggggacacaagagacttcttgtatcttaattgcagggttgcttgagagggatatctttaacctctacctccttgagttcgataaaccttgggtgattcacttaagggaaacttgctgctgttatacaaacctcttctcttggaggcccaatactatctacaggaataaaagcgtgcgtagacatcagcatgcatcaaaagtaagatctctcatatagcccatgtggAGGGTAACATCAAGTGATGAGTGGTCATCAAGGTTCGAGAAGGGCAAGTTCACGATAAGCATCTCGAGAAGATCACATGCTTCAAGCTTGTTGAGAATTTGGTGATACTAGACATGTGAAAATATGCCTTGATGAAGCTATCCCATTGTGGTGTATGGGGAAGAAACTAGGAGTCTTCATGAAACAACGATGATCAAGTGGTGTATTCCGCTTGAATGAAGCATAAagcatcatcatcaagatcaagcgaaatgcgcaaggcaaaggaatAGACTCGCTAGGTTTTTCTTTTACAAGGTGGTTGTTGAGAgatcgggttataggatagatagccgcactataaaTAGGGGCTTTCAGTTGGGTAATtttatcacatcgtcttagggagctcaatcctttgaatactttgcatcccttattcttgttgcttctcggtgtttctctgtgtgaggtttttGAGCTTGTTGTTAGCTTTTcaacaaggccaagttcatcaaaaacatAAATCGTATGCATCATCTATTGTGTTTTTAAGTTTGGATAGTTTTACCCGTTCTTAGTTTGGAGAGGGTTTGACTTCTAAAACTATGTAAAAATATCCTGCCTCGTTGATTCCTAATATTCCATTTTTGGGGCTCTATtcctcattatctttccaaccaaATTGGTTTCATCTTAATCGGAGTTCAGAAACTTTGTGAAAgtttagttctttcaggaaaactgTTGTTTGATGGGTTCTCACGAAATTGGCGCATAAACCGGCGGCCTGCCGGAATTGTATCGTGTCGCCGGATTGCTCTGGCATGTGCCAAAAGGCACACAAAGAGTTGTTTCAGTGAAAATAGAATAGTTCCGGCCTGATGGATTCAATCCGACGAGGAAACCAACGTGTCAGGTTCAAACCGGCCCAGTCTTGTGCACTGGGACCAATCTGGCGAGTATTTCGATCTGCCGGTTTGTACGCCGGTCCAATACGGCAGGAGGCGGCATCGCCGATTTAATTTGCCGCCGGTTTGGGTCACAAGAACTCCCCTAACGGCTAGTTTTCTCCCTTGGACTGTAAATAGCCATTCTTCCTCCTTAAGGAGGTAAGGTCAACCATTACACTTGCTctttctctcatactccattgttgaacctcaaaaGCTTGTTTCATCtcccttccctcctatgattcttgcatcttcttGAAGGATTTGGAAGAGggaatctagatctacaatctccaccaagcaattcctcctctaagtgagaggaACTCTTGGGGATCTAGATCTCGAAGTCATCTGTTGATTACCTTATtttttcttcctctctaattcctGCATAGcacttgttgctttggtgggatttgagtgtgaatgaTTTGAACACCTTTTGTGTTATTTCTTTGCATCCTTGGGTAGTGTTGAGCTCTTCAtttcgattagttcgagtgagagacagtGAGCCTGTTACTCTTGGAGCACTTATCCCTCCGGTTCGAATTACTTGTCGCAGATTCAATGAACCTAGAAAGATTTTTGGATTTTTATTTTTGCCAAAATCAGTGACAAATAGTTTGTTTCTCAGAGAGTACTTCTCGTCCCCGAGTTGCAGCAAAATCCTCTAGATTGTTTGCTTCTCGGTGTAGCCGAGGATCTACCTCTAGCAGTTGCATTTTTGGGTAAGTCCACAAACCATTTGTTTCCCATTATTTGTTTCTAGCTTTTTCATATTTATATATTCTCGCATTGATAATATTTATGTGCAGTATTCACTTGGTGGTTAGGAATTGCACTTCACTTGAGGAGGAAATCCAGAACAACACCTCACTTGAGGAAATCAACAACTCCTCCAAAGGGTTCATGTTAAAACGAGGTACAACAAGAGGGTTATACTGCCACCACAGTCTTGGGAAGTCGGTAATGCTATTATCCTTTCAAAACCACGAAGACAAGGATGCAACTAAGAAAAGTAAATTATCTATTGTGTACATCTCTTGTATAGCTAGCAATGATTACATGTCAAAATGCATGTATATGTGGTGGGTGAACATGCAATCAAATATAATGATAGTATCATACTATTATGTGTTGTTAGTACAACTAGGCATAGGTATGCTTGTATCATGGTTCTGCAGGTATATATGCTTGTATCATGGTTATGCAAGTAAAAACATATGCAATATAAGCAATCAACATACCGCTTGTCTAAACAAAAACGTGTGCGCCATGAGCTGAACACAGACGGTGAAACAACACCGGTCGTTTGCTATCATCCAAAACACAACCGGTTGACTGTGAATTACCATTTGTGAAGACCATGCATGCCGCACACGGTTTTCGAAACTAGTAGTGTGCGAAAAATCAGCCATTCATACACGTTCAAATAAGATGTGTGCGCTGTAGAGGCTTATCGCCTACCTTTGTATATTGACAGCTAGGTAAACCATGTGGGAACTACAAGTATTAATGTACGGCCTAGACCCCTATGTCCTACATGTTTTTTATAAAGTACATTTTTTTAATTCAAACATTCATATCAAGTCTCACATcagcctctgcagagttaaatgatataagataaaagaaaattacaaagtcATGCATGAATGCATGTGGGGTACAAATATATCCTTCGTTGTATGCTCCAATTGTAAGGACACCACTGAAAACAACATGTGGTGTTACAGTCTTTATAGAATTGACCACGACCGGAGCCAGCATACCCATTGGAAAATAACCTGCAAATGAGATTCATTTTAGCATTAGAACCATGTCACTTCTGCATTGTCATAGCGACCATAATAAGGAAAACTCTTCGACGTGTACGAAGATTCAAATCTTGCGATCAATGGCTCACACAATTGTGGCCAAAAATATTTACAACAGTGCAAGGTGGATGCATGTTAAAAGCCACTCAGATAACTGACCATATAGAAGAAACTTATACTAGAAGAAACACCTTGTACCAAAAGAAACATTGTGTACTGCCTTACTAGCTGTGCTTTGCAAAATTGTCCTTTGATTAGGGTAACACCTCTTCGATGGTAGCACACACTTATTATTTCTACCTGGGGCATCAGAATGGACTAGTGTTTTGCAGGTGTAGTCCACATAGAATTTAACATTTTCATGTAGATTTCAATGAAATTTGCCTTTTCTTGCAATAATTGGACAAATGTCAACTGCCCGTTGGAGGGTATTCCATGCAGCGAGGCGCGCACCGACTAAGTCTCGTCTAAAAGTCGCATTTGGTGGGTTTGTTCCTAGCACCTCTATGATGTAGAAGCAGTATATTGGTCGTGAAGAGGGGCATTTCCTAGCCATGAATCCCTGAGCCATTCCATAATTAAGAAGGTGGAAGAAGTATTTCTTTGTTTGCCACCAGATCAGGCAAAAAAAGTGTGAGTCCCCGGTTTCAAATATACCCGGATATAGCCTTTCAACCCACATTTTTTTTCCTCTGGGAGTTTTTCCCATACCCATCCTCCATTAAAAGTTTGAACAACCAGTTACTAAGGAGAGAGCTATGTTTTAGGCGTCAAGATCCTGGATGCCGAGGCTCCCTTGGTCTTTTGGACAAAAGAAACTTGTACATAAGTAATCCAATTACTCGAGTACCCCTTTAGGAGGcctggaagaaagatatcatacatatagtaccatattactattactgagcACGCTCATCAGCTTAAATCACTAGCTACTGAGCTCCAAATACTACATAGTACATGCAAGCCTCTAGATTTATCAACTATTCCAATGAAGGTAAAAAACACATCGAATTTCTGGACAATGCAATAGTTGAGATATGAAACATGCCTCGGGTCAATCAAGCCCATTTTTCTGCGGTCTTTTACAAATTAATCAGAATAGTTCAGTACTACTGATTTAGATTTTAAAAAACTATCCAGATTATATTCCAGCAGAGGGCAAATGCTCCATCCTATGTGCGAGCCTCTCATCATAACTCCCCCCGTATCCCCTATCCACACATCACCATCGATCTGACTACAACTCCCCCTTCACCCTCACCCAGACACACCAGCCACCACCCATTTCTGTGCACAGGAAACAACGGCATACCACAATCTTCCAAAGACACAAGCCTTCTCTGCATCACAGAAACAGCAAACGAGAAGCCCACCAAGATACACATGCTCTCCTCCTGGTCCTGGCACCATCAGCATATGAAAAATTTGTCAGCTACTACTAACTAAGAAGTGCCACACTATTGGACACACGCAAACAGAGAGAAAATAAGCTTCAGACTTCATGTGCTACACGAGCTTGTTTTAGCTTAGGGATAAACATTTGCGGTGCCAGCATGGCATGGATGAATAAGGCCAGCCACATGTTCCTCCGGTGGTCTTCGGTTGCAGGCTAGAGATATGGAGAAGGTTTAGCCGCCTTGGCCATTCACACATGCTCCTCCTCCCACCTCTGCTTTTGCAAGCTTTCTGATGTGCAGAGCCAGAGCTGCCTGTCTCTGCCCTCCTGCCGGTTGAGGCCGGCACAGTGATGAGCCGACAGAGTCATGCTTGTGCGATTGGGATTCGTGGTCTTAGCATCCTTCGCGGCGTTTACCCTTAAGAGAGGGAAGGGGCCTAACAAAGGTACGTACATCTCTCTCTGATGGTTCCTCGTGTCTGAATTTCTCGCTCAAGCTCTGCTTCATTGCTTGTTTCAGACAATGGCCAAGCAAGCAAGAAGAAGGATAGGGCTCGGGGTTTTGAACATGTACGTATTTCCAGTCTACTAGAAGTTGCAAGTTACAAGAAAACTCTGTTGTATTCACTTTTCTGTCTGAACTTCTTCAGGGGGAGAAAGAAGAAGAGGCGGAAGAGGTTAAAACAATCAGCGGTATAATAAACTCAGCTCCATcagtagacgac from Lolium rigidum isolate FL_2022 chromosome 4, APGP_CSIRO_Lrig_0.1, whole genome shotgun sequence encodes the following:
- the LOC124648227 gene encoding mitogen-activated protein kinase 17-like — its product is MGGRARSLIRWLRHHRSRRVSSSSASSSSSSHLTNTTTTASTDLRAHSLPQQPEQDGVDDAEVDWEVAAGGPDSDPEDYIVIEEENKAGGLRVVVPRAPVRTKPPRMDPGKKTTESEFFTEYGELNRYQVSEVIGKGSYGVVAAAIDTQTGERVAIKKINDVFDHVSDATRILREIKLLRLLRSPDIVQIRHIMLPPSRREFRDIYVVFELMESDLHQVIKANDDLTPEHHQFFLYQLLRGMKYIHTANVFHRDLKPKNILANADCKLKICDFGLARVSFNDGAPSAIFWTDYVATRWYRAPELCGSFFSKYTPAIDIWSVGCIFAEMLTGKPLFPGKNVVHQLDLMTDLLGTPSAESLSKIRNEKARRYLSNMRKKPKVPLTKKFPGIDPMALHLLERLLAFDPKDRPSADEALTDPYFTGLANSEREPITEPISKFEFEFEKRKLGKDDVRELIYREILEYHPHMLQEYLRGGDQMSFMYPSGVDRFKRQFAHLEEGGAKGEKSSPQLRQNASLPRERAIGNKHGDSEYQVKLNAGEKAGHASVTDGISKPQMSARSLVKSETMSASKCIGEIKNKDDDSENLDEGDDVSQKIAQLKT